The region cctaagaaaattgggttccgctcatctggcataatctttattgaccaaaactcatttcgcataactcgtatggtctaaacttttttggccgaaccatcattttgccaagacttatgtggcataaggctcgtttcgtctaaaactctttaggcacaatctttaaacacctaagtttcgtttgctcaaatttatgttcgtctataacctatgtataatcttgtttctcctaatgttatcttaataaataatatattaagtatgtagtaaatgtacaaattgtggtatttttctcctacatctcgaaaatcacgatattgtatgatcaaaaaatcgaaagttaacgaccaatataatctttacaaaccccatgagatcgaaacctaaaaataggtgcgacgacgagcaaagcgaggaggagcgtgttaggtgcacatgttcatcaaaaccaaagcggagcgcagcgaagcggagcggagcgttttccaaacagcggaaacaatacaaggcaccagtttgcgctatgtagggagacgctccgtcaaagttaaagccaaacgaatattattactttgtataaacctatgccattgCATTactaggctattcaagatttggccataccattattaggctaaacaatgttatgcgaaataactttttactaaacgagatttatgccatacgattttcggcgtaacgagactttgaccaaacgttactatgcaatacgagattaggcaaaaaaatcttatgccaaaaaaggtagaaccaagAAAATTAATTCCACGTAGGGGGTTCGGTCTTAAAATAATTGGAATAAGCATTATTAACattttctaataaattatacttttgGGAGAGATATTCCAAAATAAATGCGATTCTCTTTTCCGAGGCCGATAGGCCGATAGGCGGCGCCGGTTTTGACGATTAACAACCTTTTGCAGTTTTATTAGATTGTATCGTACTTTATTAGAtgccaatattttattataaatacctaacctATTTATACCCAAGTGTAGTTTTAACCCACGTAATACgaactatttcattttatttctttattactATATACTATTGTAGACACATGTACCTACTAGCAGGCGGCAAAAGTTACTCATCATTAACACTATCAACATTTTTTTCTGCACAAGATTTAACATGAAACAGTGTATAATCAATTCTATTAAGCTCCGATTGGTGCTCCGATTATACTGAATAAATCAAATCTGATTAGATTTCTCGTAAATTAATTAACGCCTTATTTGTACAAAATTACACCTCACATacattttcaattattttttcagtcGCGGCGCCATCTAGTAACAAGAATTGATGTTCGGAATcagaaattaaaacaaaagaaagcgTCTGTATTCAATGCATACGATGAATTAAGAGCCAAGCCTCCGAATCGATACCTTATTTGGCTCACAGATTGATTTATGATCTGATAAACGATTGATcgatttaaaaatgtaaacttTGATTGTGGCGCCAGTTCGTCATAGTAAGTTAGTTTTTGTATACTTTACATGGATGGATAGATTTCCAATTTCCTTTTTGCCACATTTggagtatttaattttagttgtGTTCTGCGATTAGTGTTGAGTGCACACATGAACATTAtagtaaattttgtaatttattcatCGTAGATTCATCACTAGATCTCATCATTATAAATACTAACGTGTAGCTACTTAAAAAAACGGACTGTACTTGTACTCATCAAAGTTGAACAGCctgtagataaaaaaaattgatttcTTGACACTCACTTACCTTGATTTATTATTGATACCAGTAAAATATACAAgcgtaattattatattatgtgaataAACGacagtaaattaaaaatacaactctaaaataaaaatataaccttATTGTTCGATTTACTTCAATGAATATTTTCTTCCATGTAGGAGCAGGTAAAGTAACAGCGCACAGATTAAAACGCATGCTCTCTGTCACTAGATGAtgaataaacaacaaaaactgATCGACGCCGCCATATGTGTATGCTAAGAAGTAAAATGCAACTGCGGTATTTGTACATTATACTTCGTTTCTCTCTCGAAGATGATTACGATATTACATGCAGCACGCGAGATGATGCTATCCTAATCACACTTTTAAAGCcctaaaaatagttttatttttaacactaACAAATTTGTGCCTGTGTAGCGGGGCCTTATATTTGTCTATGGCCCTCACCATTTCCGTTGTCTATGGTGCCGCCGTTTTGTTCGCCATTACTCGATTTTGTGTTATCCGAGTCACGTCACACAaggaaaattaataattaaaaaagctAGATAAGAATGgggaaaagaaaaagaagTAAAGATGAAAGTGAATTACTGGAAAAGGTAATGAAAAAAGTGAAGAAACTTGTCAGGAAGAAAAGAAGAATTTCCTCCTCGTCGTCGGATGGATGTGAGACACCTTCACAAGGTGTGTGTCTATCTCCTGCGCAATCGCCAGCAAGCATGAATCTCTGTGATTATGTCCCTGATGAAGGCAATGAAGGTAAGTTTCAAGTGCATATCGGGTCCAGATGTTAAATACAAATTGTGAAATCTACTTGTTAGAACTTGGTTAGAACACGTGGTTGACTGATCTTTCCTTCATAATATCTCGACGTTTATCGTGTGTAGATATGTGGATTTCATGTCATGATAACCATGTATAATGAGCGTAATAAAATAACGcaaataggtattttctttCCCGGCGTATATCGCGTGTGGAAAAGTTAACCTACAAATGTGAAACTGACCGGTTGTTTTTCTGTACAATTACAGATGTTACCGCAGCTACCGAAAATGTAAATCTGGTTACGGAAGAAGAAAATAGCCAGCTGGACCCCGAGGTGCTGGAATTACTTGGCTCTGACCCCACTCAAGTCAAGGAATTCGGTGACGACTTGCACAAGGAAGTCGCAAATAGATGGAAGCACATTCTGCTAAACGGGCTCACAAAGGAGGAGAAATCAGAGTTATCTAAAAATTACTTACCAGCAGAAAACTGTGCATTTATCAGGCCACCTAAACTCAACCCAGAGGTGAAGTCGGCGCTACATGACCTTAATATAAAGAAGGATGCCTACTCTGAGAAGAAACAAGATGTCATGGCTAGTTGCCTCTCAGCAATTGGAAAAGCTTTAAATATGACACTAACAGAGAGGCATAGTGATCCAGAACTTATAAAAATTCTAAGTGATGCCGGCCGCCTATTATGTGATATCCATCACAGGGAGTCTGTATCGAGGCGGTTTGCCATTATCAATGCTGTTAACAAATCTAAAAGAGACACTATAAAGAACACTAAAATAGACCATAACCTATTTGGGTCCAACCTGACTGAACACCTGAAGACTTCAAAGGCCATATCTGTATCAGCTTCCGAGTTGAGATACAATTCTAGCAACCATCAACAGCGTGCACAGCTGAACACTACCATGCCTCGTAGCCAACCAGCTTTAAACGTACGGGGGGCACCTCGGGCACCAGTCGCCGAGCCGCGAGCGTACCCCCGCCAGCCTCGGCGAccaccgccaccgccgccgccagcgcccgCGCAGTGGGAATACCGccgtgcgccgccgccgccgccgcaggcGACTCGTCCACGGAACTACAGCCGCCCACCGCAGAACCGACGCCGTTAAATACTCTATCACAGGTACACAAACCTATACCTACTGCAGGCAGGCTCCAGTATTACATTAATGAATGGATTAATATTACCAATGACACAACTATCCTGTCTTGGGTTAAGGGATACCAAATACCATTTGATAATGAACCATATCAAACAGTTTCAAGTCAAAGTAAATGTTATAGTACCGAAGAGACTCTAATTATCAATGACTGTATTAATGACCTTTTAGAGTCAGGTTTCATATCTCCATGTAGTACATGCGaaaatcaatttatttcaCCAATTTTCACAGTACCCAAGTCTAATGGAAAGCATAGGTTTATCTTAAATTTAAAGGaacttaataaattcattaatCCCACCCATTTTAAAATGGAAGACTATCGCACAGCTCTAAAGCTTATTGATTTTAACTCTTACATGGCAACCCTAGATTTAAAGgatgcatattttttactgcCCATCTCTCCAAGTGATAGAGTTTATCTTCGTTTTACCTGGAAAGGTGAATTGTTTGAATTTAATGTCCTACCCTTTGGTCTCTGTACAGCCCCATATGTATTTACCAAATTATTAAGGCCCGTCTTACACTACTTACGTTCATTAGGATACCTGTCTGTCAATTTCTTGGACGATTTTATGCTTATTGGAAACACATTCAAAGACTGTCTTgacaatttaaaaacaacCAGAGATATACTTTTAAAACTAGGTTTTTTGATTAATGAGGAAAAAAGCCAGACATACCCCAGGAAAGAATGTACCTTCCTAGGCTTCATATTTAATTCGGTTAACATGTGCATATCGTTGCCAGAGGAAAAGAAAAGTCGTATTAAAGCTCAAGCAAcaaaatttttaaatattaaaaaatgcTCTGTCAGGGAGTTTGCTAAGTTTTTAGGCTTGTTAACATCAGCATGCCCAGCTGTTAAGTATGGCTGGGTGTACACTAAACAATTTGAGAGAGAAAAGTTTTTAGCTCTCAAATACTCAAATAATTACAACAAAGCAATGGTTTTGCCTGCGcatttaaataatgatttaatttGGTGGAGAGACAATACTGATTCTTCATATTGCTCATTTCAAACAAATAACTAtgatattgtaatatttagtGATGCTTCAACGACAGGCTGGGGCGCTGTCTGTAATGATAAAACAGCTCATGGGCACTGGAACGGTTCCCAATTATCACAGCACATCAACACCTTAGAattgctagcagcattttatGGACTTAAAATCTTTGCATCACACCTTAATAATTCCAATATCCTGTTAAGAATAGATAATACCACAGCTATTGCCTATATCAATAGAATGGGTGGAGTACAGTTCCCACATTTAAACAATATTGCACGGGATATATGGCAATGGTGTGAGGTGcgcaatattaatatatttgcaTCATACATACAGTCTAGTAACAACAAGGAAGCTGATTTTGAATCTCGTCAGGCAATTAATATAGACACGGAGTGGGAATTGGCTGACTATGCTTTTAACCAGTTGACAGTTGCATTTGGTACCCCTGAATTTGACCTGTTTGCTAGTATTCAAAATCACAAATGTATTAGATATGCATCATGGAAATTAGATCCGAACTCAGAAATAGTTGATGCTTTCACATTTAACTGGGAGGGATTAAGATTTTATGCTTTCCCACCCTTCAGCTTAATTTCTAAAGTTCTACATAAGATAAAATTCGATAAAGCAGAAGGAGTTTTAGTTGTGCCACTTTGGCCAACTCAATCATGGTTCCCAGTTTGGTCAAAGTTACTCATATCAGAAGTTTTATACTTCAAGCCTAATAAAAATTTGCTATTTTCCCCTTTCAGGGAGTCACATCCGCTCCATGCAGAGCTAACCCTGATGGCCGGGAGATTATCAGGCAGGCACTGATGAAGCATGGGATCCCCATCACCTCACTTAACATTATGATGGCTTCATTTTCTCACAATACACTGAAGCAATACAATGCGTCACTCAAAGCGTGGTGGGCATATTGCAGTATTAAAGGTATAGATTATTGTAATTCCAATACTAGCCAAGTAATAGAATATCTGACAGAAAAATTTAATTCTGGAGCTAATTATAGTACACTTAATAGCCACCGCTCAGCACTGTCAATTTTATTAGGCCAGGAGGTCACCTGTAATGAATCCGTAAAGAGATTTTTTAAGGGCGTTTATCGTTTAAAACCACCTGCgccaaaatacaataacactTGGAACCCTAATGTAGTATTAACCTATATTACTAATAATTTACCCAATGATTCAATCTCAATTAAAGATttatcacataaaacaattACTTTGCTGGCTTTAGCATCTGCACAAAGAATGCAAACATTAAGTTTGATTAAAATTGATAATATTACATTTGAtttagataaaattattattaaaattgatgacttaattaaaacatctAAACCAGGATCGTCTCAACCATTGATTATGTTGCCATACATTAAAGAAAACCCCACAGTTTGCCCAGCCCTTTGCCTTAAATCATACATGGATAGGACAGCTCATTTAAGACTCCAAGAAAAATATCTTTTTATTAGCTATCAGAAGCCTCACAAAAGAGTTGTTACCCAAACACTATCCCACTGGGTCAAATTTATGTTACAGAAGAGTGGCATAGACGTTAAAGTCTATGGCTCTCATAGTACTCGCCATGCGTCTACATCAGCAGCTCATAGAGCTGGGGTCAACTTAGAAGTAATTCGGAAAGCCGCAGGCTGGACTAAGGATTCCAAGGTATTCTTaaaatactataataaagATGTTTGTAACTCAACAGACACTGATTTTGTACAATCACTATTTTGTTGATACTTATACCCACTTATATAAAGTATGTACGTTCTGATTTTAACATTCTCCATAGAACATGTTGATTTTGGATTTATatgagtaagtaggtaattaagtacttattgtgGTACATAATTTGAATATGTTAAGTAATAgacttaagtttattttaacttttataacatttatcgATTGAATTCTCACTATGAGAAGATGttaagtttaattaatataagctatgttaaattgaatgaataataattgttgattattcatgtgtttatttttattttatttttcgatGCTCTGAACATCTGCATGTAATATCGTAATCATCTTCGAGAGAGAAACGAAGTATAATTAAGAATCAAACGAACTTACCTTGTGAAGTTTGATGTCTAATTATACGAGTCTCTCGAACGAAGATGATTACAATCCCGCCCTGCCCTATTAGGTACCCAatgcttaaaaaataaaataaaaagttgctCTGAAATAATGGCGAACAAAACGGCGGCACCATAGACAACGGAAATGGTGAGGGCCATAGACAAATATAAGGCCCCGCTACACAGGCACAAATTTGTtagtgttaaaaataaaactatttttaggGCTTTAAAAGTGTGATTAGGATAGCATCATCTCGCGTGCTGCATGTAATATCGTAATCATCTTCGTTCGAGAGACTCGTATAATTAGACATCAAACTTCACAAGGTAAGTTCGTTTGATTCttaattattcataaatttgATGGCCATATTGGGCGTAACCAGTAAGGCACAGTACTGTCTAGTGGGGGACTATCAGTACAGCTGATTGAACTACGATATTAAGCTagctaaaaaaattaaaaaccgacttcaaaaaaccactaaaaagtaagaaataatgtATGGTTCAccaattctatgtgacagtacaaatataggtacctaagcaggaactgttcttttttgaagttggtgccatattttttcagattactttgtcatcgtggttttttgaagtcggtttttttttattattattattttattttattatttttacttagtttattttcaatcaaaagtaagatgcaaatgatactaataagtcctactagtcaatacgaatcattcaagcctaaacacgaggtagttgctatataccgttgagaagttcccttgactgccttccgtttccatcatcagatcagctcaaggtcaccatcatattttgttgttataagaagtatatttatgttctaaatttcattagaatcgctTAACAGGTGTcgaaaatggaaattcataccctgtttttacccctttacccaacCAGAgggggtggaataaaattctgaaaaaaacatgggaccacccctgagctcaacccaatgcaacaaaaaaagaattttcaaaatcggtccataaatggcggagtaatcggtgaaaatacatttaaaaaaatacatacctcattaaaaaaaaataatacataaattgagaacctcctccttttttcgaagtcggttaaaaagcgTAACCCATAGTTcacaaattacataaaaagttatacattaaaataatacatacaatggtatcttaaaataattaaaagactAGTTTTCTACCTAAAACAGGTTGGGTCATTTTCGATTTGCGGTCAACTGTAGAAAGAGCCAATGTGTAACGTAGCGTTAGcgagaaaataattaaaaaaagagCAGGATTTTTGAGAGGTGGTAGAGCCCCTTTAGGTGTCCTTCGTCTGCTCAGTAGTACTCTAAAAACTATCTCATCATAcgataattttaatgtaaatacctacatgcatgttataaacaaatatttataaaaaaaatatattattatttatatctttgacataattacaattttattttcagacaTGCATAATATGTTGTAGGGTAGAATGTAGCAGGTCTTCTCTGTTCATCTTTGTGTACCTACGTTCatgcaaataaatgatttttaatttgatataCTTGTACGACACAGGTCATACGACATCAAGTCATAGTTGAGTGAGATACCAAATTAAACTCACTAAGTCTTTGACTATGCTACCAATTCAGGTGATTATTTAAAATGACCTAACCTAAAATGAGGGGTGTTTAAAAATTAACTTATGTAGAGGTATTTGGGCCTAACCATGGAAGCCAACATCGACATTGATAAATTGTAGTGtctatttaaaacttaaatatgcCGTCCAAAAGTTATGACACCTTTTTATGGTATTTAATTTGAtgagtttttgtattttatgtatattctcagaataacatTTCTCTACATGTCTTCTACATCATATTTGTACTGTGACAATACATAAATAGTCGGCGACGAAAAGACAGTTTATACCGAcgacattttaaaaatacagttccaagatatttatgtttgtaattGAATATGCCTGTATGGTGGTCaagttgtaatttttattgaatattgACTTTTGAATTTATGATACAGAATTAGTACGTGTAGTTTCATTTGACATCTTaataaactgtattttttagCATCAAACAACACAGTCATATGAAATATTTgcgtgtaaatatttttaaacaacgCGACAATTATTCTTCTGTATGTACGAGTATTTTTGCCGGTTATAGACCGATTTTGATCATTATTGTTgattaactttattattagttttatcaAAAGCATCCTTATGTACTATCGGGGAATTTACCGGTTCTAACGTTAAATCGTAGACCAACCGCTTGATACTTGTCCTCGTGGGCACTGAAATGGGACTTCTCCGACCGTACGTTCAATTGAAATCAGTTCAGCCGTGCAAAACTTTAACCCAAGCTCAAGACTCATTGTCGTCGGGTTATTGACTATCTTGAGAATACTGAGAACACAATATCACGTTC is a window of Plutella xylostella chromosome 17, ilPluXylo3.1, whole genome shotgun sequence DNA encoding:
- the LOC119692557 gene encoding arp2/3 complex-activating protein rickA, which produces MGKRKRSKDESELLEKVMKKVKKLVRKKRRISSSSSDGCETPSQGVCLSPAQSPASMNLCDYVPDEGNEDVTAATENVNLVTEEENSQLDPEVLELLGSDPTQVKEFGDDLHKEVANRWKHILLNGLTKEEKSELSKNYLPAENCAFIRPPKLNPEVKSALHDLNIKKDAYSEKKQDVMASCLSAIGKALNMTLTERHSDPELIKILSDAGRLLCDIHHRESVSRRFAIINAVNKSKRDTIKNTKIDHNLFGSNLTEHLKTSKAISVSASELRYNSSNHQQRAQLNTTMPRSQPALNVRGAPRAPVAEPRAYPRQPRRPPPPPPPAPAQWEYRRAPPPPPQATRPRNYSRPPQNRRR